Genomic DNA from Prunus persica cultivar Lovell chromosome G1, Prunus_persica_NCBIv2, whole genome shotgun sequence:
CCAGattgcaatcttcttctttctgaGAAAACCCCAAACGCTTTCTCACTCCTCATTCATTGCCCCCTATTCCCTTGGTgcttatttcattttcatttctattgtttttctttctttcccctTTCAACCTAGAAGTAAAATAACACACAAACTTCCATTATCCTCCAATCCTCAAATATACACATGTgacagaaaaataataataataattttgatgATAGGAAGCTGAACTAATATATTTTCATCAACCAAACAAGACACAACAAACCCAGTTGCTCAATCTCAATACATGAGCTACTAATCAATATAAAAGTATCAAATCCATCTCCTTTTAATCTTTAACTACTTGGAAAGTTTTTTGCATACAGAAAAGAAGATGATTATGATAAAAGCCAAGTCcacctctttctcttctcacGTGTTGTATTATCAATCAATTatgcaaaagagaaagaaagtgaaataATAATCAAACCCAGAAGCTGCAAAACGAAGGGAACATCTCAAAGATCAAAACTTTTTTCTGTTGCAGACATAACGTAGAAAGAgggaagaacaagaacaacaaattTTACCATGAAAGTAACTAATTTAGCTACTCTTTCTGGGTTTGCTTTTCCGCCTAGCTCTACTTCTTGAAGGCTGCCTAGCTTGTCCCTCTTCCTTTTTAGCACCTCCTCTCACAGAAGCCGATGAGGGTTCTTCTTTTATCTTTGGCTGCTCttgttgttcttcttcttgttgatcTTCATCCTCAGTGGCTTTTGCTTTTTTAGACTGTTCTTCAACATCTTCAGCTGCAGCAGCAGCTTCTTCTGTTTGTGGTGTGGATTGTTCTTCAGTGCTTTCAGTTTTCTCAATGATCTTGCGAggtcttcctctctttcttgGGGTATGAGGCTGAGGCTGTGATTGCTGCTGCCCTTCATCTCCAGTTGATGGAGCTTCAGCTATAGCTACTGAAAGCTCCTTCGTTTTCTGAGGCTTCTTCTTACCCataatagattttttttttttctctatcaaataaataataacaataaagcTTTTGATAATTATAATTCCAAGACAACAACTTTTCTCTTAATCTGAATTCTCAAGAGAAAATTAAACCCCACACAGccaaaaaatccaatcttGAATAAACCCTTAGCTTctccctccccctccccctctccctctccctctctctctctgaggtCTCAATGGGGAGAGCAACTAGACTCGTATCTTTGACCTGCACCTAAATTCTGGAAATCccattaaaataatttctttgaGTCATATCCTAGACCCAATAAAAATCGACCTCCTCCTACTATCTACTGATTAAAATAACCAAATAATCTTTAAAAGCTCAAAGGCCAatgaaataattatatttcccttttttcccTTTGTCCATTTTTCTATCTAAATAAATAAGCTAGAAAAGACAAGGAGGAGGAAATGAGGTCGAAAGGCAGTGAGAGAAAATAAGAGCCTCCATCCATCCATCAGCCTCTCATGAAAATATAAGGGGGTGGCTGAGCCTCAGGGTAACCATATATTTACCATGGTTAGcgtcttctttctttttatatttttattttgttttcggGTTCGATTATTAACTAGCTACAGCCTACACACAGCTGACCAAAGGGCGAAtgggttgttttctttttgttttttattattaatataataatattaataatattattagtattatggttatgaaatttgaaaagagGGGGAGGAGCATgtgctttgtatttttacgTGGGTAAAGATGGATGCACTTGTACTGTACAATTCAGACTCAGTGTTGCAGTCTGACCAACTGTGTCGCTTCCCCGGGTTTCGCGCCTTTTGAGCTTTGATACCCTACTTCTACTTCTTTAGCTGTACCCTACAGACTACCTCTTGACCTTTGATCTTTGATCTTTCATCtttgatggatggatggatggctGGATAGAAAtcgatcatcatcatcaatattcgtttgagagagagagagtgcccCACTTTATCAGCCTTCATCATTGATGCGCGTTTGGCTCCAGTCCCCTTGTTCTTATTTCTGTTCCtacgaaattaattaattaaaggaagaaaaagaaacacacaaaatccgctacaaaaattaatatacGATTATTTGAGCAAGTCtacttcatttcttttttgtctacTTATTTACTCTTCTCTTAAAAAGAGCAGCAGTGACAATGATACTAACAATTCCAACTAACAATATGGTTTGTCACTCATTAATCATAAAATCAGAAttcataatataaaaaatagaaaaaaccgagagttttatttcttttctttttgaaaaaaaaagagggggaGGAGGAGTTCATGATCTAGCAAGGCTCAAAATGTTTTGTCGGCCTGGCATGCGCTATTGATAAAAGAAGgaattaaattgagttttcCATACTAGTGAATGGCAATATAACAAAAGTACTAATAAAGATTTTGCCTCTTTTATGATAATAACAGTACCCAACAAACATTTCATTTATATCTATAAGGTCGGGTTGCCGAaagtttatgatttatttgacCGACCAACAAGGTCAAAGTTCGTAAATAGTCCTCGTAAGTTCGTAACTCACACGCGACTTGTGGAAAGTTGCGTAGACGCGTCATCCGACTTGTCTCGTAAGCATTTGAGAGCTGCCGACGGCGAATATGTGATGGCCGGTGGGTCCATGAACGGATAAATCAAGTATTACAATTTTAATCCTATAATTTTTCCAAActgattttaatttattttcgtCTAGAAACAAATGGGACTTCACAGATGATTTGTTATCGTGATGTGGCATTATGAAGCTGCCACATGTTGTCAAGGTCAAATGGTCAACGAGAGGTTGAGCAGCTGCCacatttcttctttcttaaaGGAGGCGAATcaacaat
This window encodes:
- the LOC18791843 gene encoding neuromodulin translates to MGKKKPQKTKELSVAIAEAPSTGDEGQQQSQPQPHTPRKRGRPRKIIEKTESTEEQSTPQTEEAAAAAEDVEEQSKKAKATEDEDQQEEEQQEQPKIKEEPSSASVRGGAKKEEGQARQPSRSRARRKSKPRKSS